The stretch of DNA CGCCCGACACCAGCGCGGCAGCCGCGCCATCGCCGAACTGCAGCATCGCCAGCAGCGGTTCCAGCGCCGGCGTGTCCTGCAGATGCAGCGAGGACAGCTCGACCGTGACGACCAGCACGCGCGCCCCCGGCACCGACCGGACGATGTGGCGCGCGCTGCGCAGCGCCGTCACCGCCGCATAACAGCCCATAAAGCCGATCAGCAGCCGTTCGACCGTTGGCGCAAGGCCAAGCGCCCGCGCGATGATCTGGTCGATGCCGGGGGCGGTGAAGCCGGTGCAGCTGGCAACGACAATATGGGTGATCGCCCCCGGATCCGCGCTGACCGCCGGGCCGAGAGCGGCAATGGCCCTGAGCGCCAGCGCCGGGGCGGCATCGGCGTAAACGGCCATGCGCGCGGCGGTGCCCGGCAACACCGGATCGGCATAGAAACCGCCGGGGGCAACCGGGCTGGCGCCGTCCGGGCCGATGGGCAGCACCGAGAAACGGTGGTCGATCCCGGCGCGGGCCGCCATCCGGTCGAACAGCCGGCGTTCACGCGGATCGGGGATGCGGGCCGATGCCCAGCCGACAAATGCCCGGTGGATGTCATGGCCCGGCGTCGCCGTCCCGATCGCGTTCAGATAGACGTCAGGCAAGGGCGCTGTCCCGATTGACCTGTGTTACACTGCCCGACAACGCACCGGTTGGAAAGCCGGGTCCGCCGCGCTAATCGCCAGCGGATGACGAGCGCCCCCACGCCGATGATGGCCCAGTATCTTCGGCTCAAGGCAGAAGCCGGCGACTGCCTGTTGTTCTACCGCATGGGCGATTTTTTCGAGCTGTTCTTCGACGATGCCCGCCGGGCC from Sphingomonas changnyeongensis encodes:
- a CDS encoding type III polyketide synthase, with protein sequence MPDVYLNAIGTATPGHDIHRAFVGWASARIPDPRERRLFDRMAARAGIDHRFSVLPIGPDGASPVAPGGFYADPVLPGTAARMAVYADAAPALALRAIAALGPAVSADPGAITHIVVASCTGFTAPGIDQIIARALGLAPTVERLLIGFMGCYAAVTALRSARHIVRSVPGARVLVVTVELSSLHLQDTPALEPLLAMLQFGDGAAAALVSGEARGLRIDAPFAATLPDSADLIRWDIGDQGFAMHLSGEVPGRIARALAAADLRALLLGEGPDGKGADRDGPDVIEAVPPVDGWAVHAGGRSILDAVEAALGLPDDALDASRAVLRSHGNMSSATLMFVLARMIGQPIANGVALAFGPGLAAEGFRFRAA